A genomic segment from Oncorhynchus clarkii lewisi isolate Uvic-CL-2024 chromosome 14, UVic_Ocla_1.0, whole genome shotgun sequence encodes:
- the LOC139365994 gene encoding interleukin-21 — MASGKENVFTHSITFHSFPISQTWFSCVLMDKYIAITCVLVDADKGERILKLTEVIKELKALNKTVTHNSVMSNAPSMDTEECCSQSALKCFRAMVPHLKAKNKTLQRKVIKNLNNRMILGSLDSCSQEEREKTVCQGCDSYPKDSQKCVQQLESLLQKAISRLA, encoded by the exons ATGGCCAGTGGAAAAGAAAATGTGTTTACTCATTCAATCACTTTCCACAGTTTTCCAATATCTCAAACGTGGTTTTCCTGTGTCCTGATGGACAAATATATAG CCATCACCTGTGTATTGGTGGATGCAGACAAGGGTGAGAGAATCCTGAAGCTGACTGAAGTAATAAAGGAATTAAAAGCGCTAAACAAAACTGTGACG CACAACAGTGTGATGTCTAACGCTCCTTCAATGGATACGGAA GAGTGCTGTTCCCAGTCTGCCTTGAAGTGCTTCCGGGCGATGGTACCTCATCTCAAGGCCAAAAATAAGACCCTTCAGCGTAAAGTTATCAAAAACCTCAACAACCGAATGATT TTGGGAAGTCTGGACTCCTgcagtcaggaggagagagag AAAACAGTCTGCCAAGGATGTGATTCATATCCAAAGGACAGCCAGAAATGTGTCCAACAGTTGGAATCTCTGCTTCAAAAG GCCATCAGTAGACTGGCGTGA